In the Ignavibacteriales bacterium genome, GGATTTTGCAGAGCCTCATCCAGCGATTTATAGAGCGCAGTCCTTTGTAATTCCGCAAGCGGAAGAGGTCCGCTTTGAGCAAAGTTACTCCCCGGAAGTGTACCTAAAAAAACAATGGTTAGTAATACTAAAAAGATGGTTTTACCTTTCTTCATAAACCTGTTTTAATTTACCCTACGTAAATATAATAAAAATACTTATAAAATATGCAAGAAATAAGTGGAGGAGCTGTATTTCTGGTTAGCAAGTAAGTGTTGATTTTACAATAAAAATGTAAAATTAAAGTAAATACTCTATAGTTAACACACAGCGAAATGAAGGAATTGTAACCAAAACCGAAGCTGGTCGTTATAAATTGAGGATGTAATATTAATTCAATATTTTTTAAAACCCATATACTAAAACTTAAACAATAAAAAAATGACGAGAAGTGAAGCGCTCCTGATGGAGTTTGAGAGAGAGGCAGATAAGACGCGGAAAATGCTCGAGAGAGTGCCGCTCGACAAAGCCGACTGGAAACCGCACGAGAAATCATTTACACTTGGCAGACTCGCATCGCATGTTGCAGAGATACCGGGCTGGGCAAATGTAACCTTAAACCAGGATGAACTCGATTTTTCCAAAATGGACTACAAGCCTGTTGTTGCCGAAACGACCGAGGATCTATTAAAGCTATTCGATGAGAAAAGAGCGGGGGCGGCTGAAGCAATTAAAAATGCGACAGACGAAGTGCTGATGTCAGACTGGACAATGAGAGATGGCGATACCGTTTTCTTTACCGCTCCAAAGATCGGCGTACTGAGGGATTTTGTTCTTAACCATGTGATACACCACCGCGCACAGCTGGGGGTTTATCTCAGGATGAACGATGTGCCCGTACCACAAACGTTTGGTCCGACTGCAGACGAGCAAATGTAAGTTTATAAAAAAAGCCCGGCTCCAAGGAGCCAGGCATACTTTTTTGTCAGCCTTTACTTTACCTACCTGTAATTTATCCGCAAATATCCCGAGGTCAGGAGATTATCATATCCGTCATAGACATATATGTCATAATCACCGCTCTTATAGAAAGTGATCTTTTGCCAAAACCATGTCCAGTCTTTTTGAGTATCCTGGTAAATGGTATTGTCATAATCACCGTTTCTGTAAATAACGTACTTTGCTGTGTAAGAGCTGATCTCGTAAGGCATACGAACAAGAACATAAAGGTATCCGCCATCACTGCTGATATTAAAAGTAGAAGCAGAACTGATCGGATAACCGTCATCGTCTACACCTTCGCAAAAATAAAGTGACTGACTTTGTGCCTGTGAATTGAAGAACATAAATAAAGCAAAAACGAAAAATGATGCTGTTAGTAGCTTTTTTAACATTGGATTTCTCCTTGTTTGATTTAGGATAATATATTAATTACGAATTTATTTTAAAATGGCTATTATTTGAGCGATTCTATCATTTAACCCAGCAATTGTGATAAAGTTTCATTCCTTCGAAAACCAAATTACCCCCTGTTTCTATTTGATTTCCTTTGCTATTTTCACATATGCTATTCAATTCCTTCATATTCTTGTTTTTTCTTGCACTGGTAATCCCTTTGTATTTCATTCTTCCACGTAATTACAGAAAATATTTTCTTATTCTTGCCAGCTATTTTTTCTATGGATACTGGGATTGGCGATTTTGCTCATTACTTCTTATCTCTACTATTGTTGATTTTTACGCAAGTAAATATATCGATAAAACCGATAACCGGGCACGGAAGAAAGCGTGGCTCATGGTGAGTATCTTTACAAACCTGGGCATACTGGGTTTTTTTAAATATTTCCAGTTTTTTGTCGATAGTATCTCACCCGTAGCGGGTATATTCGGGGGCAACCTGGATTACCTTCACATGAATATAATTCTCCCGGTAGGTATTTCATTTTATACTTTCCAGACAATGTCATATACGATCGATGTTTACAGAGAAAATCTGAAACCGGCGGACAACTTCGCGGATTTTTCATTATATGTTTCATTTTTCCCGCAACTAGTTGCGGGACCTATCGAACGTGCTGGGCACTTACTGCCCCAGATCAAAATTATGAACAAGCCGACAAGGGAGCAGATAAACACAGGAATTATCCTTATCATTACGGGTATGTTTAAAAAAGTAATGATAGGAGATACAACAGGAAGGATAGTAGATAATATTTTTTCTAACCCCGGGTATTACAAGTCCGATGAACTCCTATTTGCACTACTGCTCTTTTCGATACAAATATACGCGGACTTCTCCGGTTACAGCAGTATAGCCCGCGGTACAGCAAGACTGTTTGGAGTCGAGCTAATGAGAAACTTCGAACAGCCGTACCTATCGGCAAATATAACCGAGTTTTGGAGGAGATGGCATATATCCCTTTCTACGTGGCTGAGAGATTATCTTTACATTCCACTGGGCGGTAATAGAAAAGGAAAATTTCGAACAGACGTAAATCTAATGCTTACGATGCTTTTAGGAGGACTCTGGCATGGAGCAAACTGGACATTTGTAATGTGGGGAGGGCTCCACGGGATATATCTAATAATACATAAGCTGATACTAAGAGGAAAAGAAATTAAAAGCCGTTTCGAGTATACATCCTTAAAAAGTCTGGTTCTATTTTCACTAAAAGTTTTAGTAACTTTCACATTGGTTTTGATCACGTGGTTATTTTTCAGAGCTGAGAGTTTCCCTCAGGCATTTATGATAATAGGGAAATTCGTTCAGTGGCAAAGCGGTGAATTCACAATGAGGTTTGCACGAATTACGGGTATTTTCATGTTCGTGATCTTATTGTCAGATTTCTTTGAATACTACACAAAGAAACATTCATTTATGACCCTTATCAGGTCTATTCCCGTCAGATATGCAGTACTCTCTGCCCTTATAATTACAACGCTCTTATATATGTTTCAGTCGGAGCCACTTCCGTTCATTTATTTCCAATTCTAATGCTGCGGACTCTAAAAAATATTCTTATTTTTACTTTTGTATTTGTAGTCTGCTTGCTTTTACTCGACAGGTTCATTTTTCTATCTGAAGCCATCACTCCAAGTATTTACTCTTATGACAATACTATCGGAAGAATATTGATCCCTAACACTCCTTACCTATTCTCAGGAGAAGGACTAGGAATGGGATCGGTTAATGCGTATAGTTATCTTGGCAAAGAATACAGTCCGGAAAAACGCAATGGAACCGTACGGATAGCACTTTTGGGAGATTCATACGTCGAGTCTTACCAGACTTTCGACAGGCAGTATTTTGGCAGGATCCTCGAAGATGAGTTAAAAAATAAATATAATATAAATGCAGAGGTGCTGAACTTTGGACGAAGCGGATTTACAATGTCGGATATGTATGCATACTATGAAAACTTTGTAAAGGATTTCAAACCTGACCTGGTACTTTTCTTTGTCGAGAATAATGATTTCGAAAACGTTAATAAAGAAAGCGGTATGCCGTATCCATACACCGAAAACGATTCTCTAAAGATATTCCATTATCCCGAATTTAAGAGCAACGCACCGTGGTTTTTAAGCTTGAACCAGCTCTCTAAATACTTTCCCATTTTTCAAATAATAAGGAACATCATTAACCTAAGCGAAAGCGGACAAACCCCGGGAATATTATTCGGAAAACTATACCCGCAAAAAGATGTAGAAACTAAAACCGTTAGTAATACCGGTACCGATATTGTTTTAATTAAAATCATTGAAACTCTCTCAAAGGACAGTTCATTCGTAATGGTTTTCCATGATAAAGCCGGGATCAATCCTTCACTGAATTCCCAGATAGTATCAAGCGGTATAGACTTTATAGATGTTAATGATACACTCAAAGTTCTTGAAGAGAACAAGATCGATCCTTATTACTGGAAATCGATCGGCAGAGACGGTCACTGGAATATCCCTACCCACATTGTAATCGGTGAATTCCTTGCGCGCCGGCTGTCCGAAAAAATGCGTAGAAATTAAATTTATGACAAAGCCGATCAAAAATATTTTAATCTTCGGTATAGTTTTTATCTTCACCCTGTCTCTCCTCGATCTTTTCATTAAATACACCGGCACCACACAGATGCTAATATATAATTATGATAAATATCTTGGCAGGCTTTTCATTAATAATTCCGAGTATATGATGACCACCGAGGGATTCGCTATGGGAACAATAAATGAATACGGTTACATTGGTCCGGGTTATGACATGGAAAAAACTCCCGGCAAGATACGAATAGCTCTTCTCGGAGATTCATATATAGAAGGCTTTCAACACTTTGATAGGAATCATCTAAGGGCTGTGCTCGAACGGGATCTAAAACAAAAGTACAACATAGATGTCGAAGTAATGAATTTCGGCAGGTTCGGCTACAACCTTTCTGATATGTATTCATTCGACAAGAACCTCGTCTCCAAATTCGATCCCGATATTACTTTGTTTTTCATCAGCGGGGAAGACCTATCAGATACTACTTTGCGACCTTTAATGCCTCACACTACTCTTATCAATGATAGTATAATTCTAAACTACACAGATCCTCCCGCCGGCAGGAACCCCTGGTATTTAGACAGGATCGAGCTTTCAAAAGTGTCTCCTACAGTCATGATGATACGAAATTGTATGACACTCGCGGGAAAGGGAGAAACGCCATTTATTCTATTCGGTAAGTTCGGAGAACTCTTTAAAAAGACTCCACCAAAGCAAGAAACTGTTGCAAATACTATTTCTCCAATTACAATGAGGATATTCAAAGAGCTTTCGAGGAATAGTGGAAATGTAATAGTTTATCGGGATATGATCCCATTGTCACTGAATTTAAGGGATAGCATAATAAAAACCGGAGTTAATTTTATTTCGGTAACAGAACCTATATTAACAGAAGAGCAAAATGGAAAACAGCTTTATTTTTTAGATAAAAACGGTAATAAAGGACACTGGAATATACAAGCGCATGAACTTATCGGGTCTTATCTTGCAAACCTAATATCAAAACATACTTTCTTTTAGATATAACTTTTAAAAGTAATTTTCGTAACTTATTTATATCCATAACATTAAAAGCAAAAAACCCTCATTATTGGCAAGATTTTACAGGACAATATTACTCCCGGCAATACTATGCCTGGCATTTTCGCTTAATGCTTTCTCTCAAAGCGATTCTCTCAAAACTTCCGGCGGTGTAGGTAAGGTAACAGGCACAGCAATAGACAGCACCACGGGACTCCCGCTGATCTCAGCCCTTGTAAAACTACAGGAGATCAACGACCAGCTTCTCAAATATACCGAGACGGATGAAAACGGTTCGTTTGCTTTTGATAGTATCCCGCATGGTATATATGAAGTGCAGATAGTAAAAGACACTTACGAACCTCTCTCCAAGACGATAGATGTTAATTCACCGCTAAAGGATATCGGCACACTTTATCTAAGTAAATCTATTACCACGGAAGAGATTACCGTAGAGGCACAGAAGCCCTTTATGGAGATAAAGGATGATAAGAAGATATTTAACATAGAAAATAACATACTCACACAGGGAAAGACAGCGATCGACGTTTTAAAAACTCTCCCGCTGGTAAACGTAGACGCACAGGACAATATAATGCTGAGAGGCGACTCCCGTATAAAGATACTGATCAATGGAAAGGAGAACCGGGTCTATGCAAACCTCCGACAGATACCTGCCGACATAATTGAGAAAATAGAGCTGATCACTACTCCCTCCGCAAAGTATGAAGCTGAGGGCGTGACGGGCATAATAAACGTCATACTTAAAAAGGATAAGGACAGCGGGTACACGGGAACACTGTCGCTGGGCGGTTCAACCATCGACACATATAATTCTTATGGCAATTTTAATTTTAAAGCGTCGAAGTTCACGTTCTTCTCAAACCTGGGTGTAGGAACATATAAGAATGTGATAACCAATGATAGCAAGAGAGAAGATTTTCTTTATAACCCATCCGTTTTAACAACTAATTCAACGGGTAATAATAAAGGAAATTATCTTTTCGGGTCGCAGGGAGCGGAATACGATCTAAGCGAAAAGTCGGTTATCGGAACGGATTTTTCGATAAACCGTTACGACGGGAATAATATAACGGATGTCACACAACAGTTTATGTCTGACAGTCTAAATTATACGGACTTATTCAAAAACCACTCCAATTACAATGGATTGAGCCTGAATGCATCACTTTACTTTAATAATAAATTCGATTCTACGGGCAGAGAGTTGAATTTCGATCTGTCATACGGCAAGAACGACTGGAAGACAAAATATAAGCAGGAAAAACTTACCTCTCCGCTATCGCTAACGAATGATAACCGCGACCAGATATCGAACACAGTAACAGGACAGATAGATTATATTCATCCGTTTAGTGAGACAGTAAAAATGGAAACCGGCTATAAGGGAAGTTTTGAATTTAACGATAATTCCCTGTATTCGGATTCGCTCGATCATAATACGAATACTTTTATAGAACTGAACAAGTCGCAAGATTTCGACTACGATAACTTTATTAACGGATTCTACATGACCATGTCAAAGAATTTCGGTGCCGTAAGTACAAAGGTAGGCGGAAGGGTCGAATATACTCGTACTTCATTTGGTCCCGGTTCAGATAACCGTACTGTCCGTCAATATACGGATTTCTTTCCTTCCGCGTCGCTCACATATAAGTTAGGAGGCGGCTTTACATCGTTCCAGCTCAGCTACAGCAGAAGGATCACACGCCCAAGCATGTGGTATCTAAACCCGTTTGTTTACGTTTATAATAGTCAGAGTATCTCTACGGGCAACCCTGACCTGACACCCGAGTATACAAATTCTATCGAACTTGCATTCAATACATTTTTAGGGGGGTTATCTATTTCTCCCGACATTTACTACAAAAAAACTACGGACGTCATAACACGTTACAGCTATCTAACCGATACGAATACAACCGTCTCAACATACAATAACTCTTCCGAGCTTTCATCATATGGAACGGATCTTGTCTTAGGAGGTCAGCTTTTCAACTTTATAACTTTTAATGCAAGCATTGGTATCTCACGAATGAATTTCAGCGGAACACCCGGTGCCTCCCTCGATAACGAAGGAACTTCATACAGCGGTAACGCATATCTCTCACTGCCGATCGGTTCGCTCGCGACGCTGGAGATGTACTACTATAGGTGGGGTGACAGGGTAACGGCGCAGGGAACAAACCGCGGAAAGAATTATCTCACGCTTGGCATCAGTAAGATGTTCATGGACAATAAACTTAGAGTAAATCTAAACGTTAATGACGTACTGGCAAATACAGGACATCCGGAATCATACACGAACGGAGTCGGATATACACAAAGCTATGTGAATGATTTTAAACAGCAGAGTGTGAGCATCTACGTAAGCTACTCATTCGGAAATACCGATAAACCCCAGCAAAAAAGAAGAAAGAAGAAAACCGAACAGCCTCAGCAACCCCCGGAAGGCAACTAGAATAATTATTTTAACACTATCATTTTTTTTGTTGCTGTAAACTCGCCTGCCCCTAAGGAATAATAGTACACACCACTTGGTAAGCCATATACATTAAAAGAATATTCGTAATTTCCCGGCTGCAGCTTTTCATTTATTAGAACTCTCACTTCCTGCCCCAGAGAATTGTATACTGTTAATTTTGTAATGCCATTAACATTCCCGGGTATCTCAAATCGTATTCTCGTTTCCGGGTTAAAGGGGTTTGGGTAATTCTGATGGAGTCTGAACGAGGAGGGTATTTCTCCACCGATTGGCTGTATTCCCACCGTACCGCCTGTCGTAGTATAAAAGAAGAAGGGTGAACTGAAACCACCAGCACAAAATCCTGTATTACCATCTATAAAATAAAGTCCAGTTATCTCACCTGTTGTTTGAACGTTTAAAAATTGATACTTCCAGGTTAATCCTGCATTAGTTGATTTAATAATGCTGGCTTTGTCTGTACCTGCGTAAATGGTATCCGCTCCGATAGTGAAAATACAATGAACATCCAATGTATCATCGCTAAATACTATATCCCAATTATTGCCGCTGTTTGTAGTTTTATAAATTTTGTCAGAAAAAAATCTGCCGGCATATCCTGTCACTTCATTAATAAATGTTAATCCCCAGGCGGCATTTATTGAGCTAACATTAAACCAATTCAAACCTCCATTAGTTGTTTTGAAAATTCCATCATACCCGGAGACAAATCCGGTATTATTGTTAAC is a window encoding:
- a CDS encoding DinB family protein, which gives rise to MEFEREADKTRKMLERVPLDKADWKPHEKSFTLGRLASHVAEIPGWANVTLNQDELDFSKMDYKPVVAETTEDLLKLFDEKRAGAAEAIKNATDEVLMSDWTMRDGDTVFFTAPKIGVLRDFVLNHVIHHRAQLGVYLRMNDVPVPQTFGPTADEQM
- a CDS encoding MBOAT family protein, whose amino-acid sequence is MLFNSFIFLFFLALVIPLYFILPRNYRKYFLILASYFFYGYWDWRFCSLLLISTIVDFYASKYIDKTDNRARKKAWLMVSIFTNLGILGFFKYFQFFVDSISPVAGIFGGNLDYLHMNIILPVGISFYTFQTMSYTIDVYRENLKPADNFADFSLYVSFFPQLVAGPIERAGHLLPQIKIMNKPTREQINTGIILIITGMFKKVMIGDTTGRIVDNIFSNPGYYKSDELLFALLLFSIQIYADFSGYSSIARGTARLFGVELMRNFEQPYLSANITEFWRRWHISLSTWLRDYLYIPLGGNRKGKFRTDVNLMLTMLLGGLWHGANWTFVMWGGLHGIYLIIHKLILRGKEIKSRFEYTSLKSLVLFSLKVLVTFTLVLITWLFFRAESFPQAFMIIGKFVQWQSGEFTMRFARITGIFMFVILLSDFFEYYTKKHSFMTLIRSIPVRYAVLSALIITTLLYMFQSEPLPFIYFQF
- a CDS encoding SGNH/GDSL hydrolase family protein, giving the protein MLRTLKNILIFTFVFVVCLLLLDRFIFLSEAITPSIYSYDNTIGRILIPNTPYLFSGEGLGMGSVNAYSYLGKEYSPEKRNGTVRIALLGDSYVESYQTFDRQYFGRILEDELKNKYNINAEVLNFGRSGFTMSDMYAYYENFVKDFKPDLVLFFVENNDFENVNKESGMPYPYTENDSLKIFHYPEFKSNAPWFLSLNQLSKYFPIFQIIRNIINLSESGQTPGILFGKLYPQKDVETKTVSNTGTDIVLIKIIETLSKDSSFVMVFHDKAGINPSLNSQIVSSGIDFIDVNDTLKVLEENKIDPYYWKSIGRDGHWNIPTHIVIGEFLARRLSEKMRRN
- a CDS encoding SGNH/GDSL hydrolase family protein encodes the protein MTKPIKNILIFGIVFIFTLSLLDLFIKYTGTTQMLIYNYDKYLGRLFINNSEYMMTTEGFAMGTINEYGYIGPGYDMEKTPGKIRIALLGDSYIEGFQHFDRNHLRAVLERDLKQKYNIDVEVMNFGRFGYNLSDMYSFDKNLVSKFDPDITLFFISGEDLSDTTLRPLMPHTTLINDSIILNYTDPPAGRNPWYLDRIELSKVSPTVMMIRNCMTLAGKGETPFILFGKFGELFKKTPPKQETVANTISPITMRIFKELSRNSGNVIVYRDMIPLSLNLRDSIIKTGVNFISVTEPILTEEQNGKQLYFLDKNGNKGHWNIQAHELIGSYLANLISKHTFF
- a CDS encoding TonB-dependent receptor, which encodes MARFYRTILLPAILCLAFSLNAFSQSDSLKTSGGVGKVTGTAIDSTTGLPLISALVKLQEINDQLLKYTETDENGSFAFDSIPHGIYEVQIVKDTYEPLSKTIDVNSPLKDIGTLYLSKSITTEEITVEAQKPFMEIKDDKKIFNIENNILTQGKTAIDVLKTLPLVNVDAQDNIMLRGDSRIKILINGKENRVYANLRQIPADIIEKIELITTPSAKYEAEGVTGIINVILKKDKDSGYTGTLSLGGSTIDTYNSYGNFNFKASKFTFFSNLGVGTYKNVITNDSKREDFLYNPSVLTTNSTGNNKGNYLFGSQGAEYDLSEKSVIGTDFSINRYDGNNITDVTQQFMSDSLNYTDLFKNHSNYNGLSLNASLYFNNKFDSTGRELNFDLSYGKNDWKTKYKQEKLTSPLSLTNDNRDQISNTVTGQIDYIHPFSETVKMETGYKGSFEFNDNSLYSDSLDHNTNTFIELNKSQDFDYDNFINGFYMTMSKNFGAVSTKVGGRVEYTRTSFGPGSDNRTVRQYTDFFPSASLTYKLGGGFTSFQLSYSRRITRPSMWYLNPFVYVYNSQSISTGNPDLTPEYTNSIELAFNTFLGGLSISPDIYYKKTTDVITRYSYLTDTNTTVSTYNNSSELSSYGTDLVLGGQLFNFITFNASIGISRMNFSGTPGASLDNEGTSYSGNAYLSLPIGSLATLEMYYYRWGDRVTAQGTNRGKNYLTLGISKMFMDNKLRVNLNVNDVLANTGHPESYTNGVGYTQSYVNDFKQQSVSIYVSYSFGNTDKPQQKRRKKKTEQPQQPPEGN
- a CDS encoding T9SS type A sorting domain-containing protein; its protein translation is MKRIFLILGLILTYNFSFAQQGWVPVTVDPYVDIYFDFSFPNSQTGYGLSVGFQVIKTTDGGLSWNVVASEGRDVQAIYFVNSETGFVSGDYGMIFKTTNGGYNWDINFQSNDQRYIDDIFFSDENTGYACSLQEVYKTTNQGNSWDTLRNGLSNWLFKIYFVNNNTGFVSGYDGIFKTTNGGLNWFNVSSINAAWGLTFINEVTGYAGRFFSDKIYKTTNSGNNWDIVFSDDTLDVHCIFTIGADTIYAGTDKASIIKSTNAGLTWKYQFLNVQTTGEITGLYFIDGNTGFCAGGFSSPFFFYTTTGGTVGIQPIGGEIPSSFRLHQNYPNPFNPETRIRFEIPGNVNGITKLTVYNSLGQEVRVLINEKLQPGNYEYSFNVYGLPSGVYYYSLGAGEFTATKKMIVLK